The nucleotide sequence TAAAAGTGAAGTTAAATGTATGCATACTTTGGAAGTAAAAACCCCATGCTGTGTCTCCACCAAACAATTATACCAGGTTAGCTCAATGATTCAGTGAAGATGCCCTCCCTTGAAGGCAAGGCATATTTGCCAGAGAAGTTCTAACTTTATTTCTACAAAAGAGGATTCTCTTccccattttcatgggattttttttcttagcacaTATTCTTAATGTAATTGAAATTGTACCTTAGTGATTCTCCcaataataaaaggaaaagcttGGGATGAAATAACTTACTGAGTTATAGATACAGCACCTTTGTAAGGTAACATACACTGAGCACAATCCCCTTTCAGCAAACTAgtcaaactatttttaaaaggtgtttatcATCTATTTCATCAAATGCCTTTGTAAAATGGATTAAACTGCTGATGGGTTTCACACTGTCAATGACAATCAATATGTCACTCTTAAATAGAGCAATACGTGGTTCACAGATGGATGGATTCCTTCCTTAAAATGTATATATTAAGAAATAAGCGTGGAGTTAATCTTTCAACAGGGAGACTAGAAATAAATGACATCTAATCATAATAAGAGAGCTCTGTATGTTTACATACAGTATCatacagcaaaaaggaaaaatccaTTTGCTATTTAATTCCAAatcaggttttgttttcattgtattactttTCTTACCTCTGAGTATGAACCAGCTTTTCTTAATTGACTTATTGTCTTATTTAAGtcataataatttttatttcaatcATGATTAAGATTCGTATTGTCTGTATGATCAGTAGGCGCCTTAGTCattcagctgctccagctgccgtTTCTGAATTCGTAGTTCCCTTCACCAAGCAAAGCTCTTGCCGAGCATTTAGttgccagccctgcaggcagcGCAGGATCCCACCTGTCACCTGTGTTACAGACATGAAAGAGAGGTAACAAGAGGATGAAGAGATGGTGCTTCTTATGTTCACGGAGGTATCCTCAACACCCAGCCACCCAGTTCTGCTGAGAAATGACCAAGGTTAAAGCCACTTCCTCCATTCCAGAGGAGAGAGATTTGCTGAACATGAGCTTGTAGTTGGTATTTTCTTTCAAGCCCATTCTGTctctgtggctttggaaaagcttCAGGAAGGGGTGGGGAAAAGACATTAAGGAGCGAAAACTTTCAAAATGATCCCTTGGAAATTAATctgattttccatttttatttttccagctggTGGAAAGACATCCTTGCTTGACGTGATAACCTGTCGGGATCAGGGAGGCAAAATCAAGTCTGGTCAAATCATGATCAATAACAAACCCAGCACTCCCCAGCTTGTTAAGAAATGCATAGCACACGTGCGACAGGATGACCGACTGCTCCCCCAACTGACTGTCAGAGAAACACTATTGTTCGTTGCCAAACTGCGCCTTCCAAAGTATTTTTCGgactcacaaaggaaaaaaagggtaattaagctgctggaaaaaaaataagttgtcAAAAATGTGTTTGATGGGAATTATCCAAGAGATCCTGTGTGTTTGGTGTCAGAACAGCTAATCAGGCATTTTTTAATGCCGATTATGAATTAtaaacctttttcttctttcaagatAGAAAACAGCTATTGCTCCAAAGCTCATAAAGAATGAAAATCTAGAGAAAGCATTAGAGAGGCTGAAAGAAGAACTGCTGATCACTGAGCCTTTTTGAATGTTATCTCTAAAAATCAAGATTTGTTTTCAAGTGTCTCTTTATCAGATAGCACTGAAATATCCAGATGAATTTTAACCACATTAATCATATTTTCAGCTTTATCTACACACGAATGTGCAAATAAACTCTTGCTTTATCGCTGTTATCCTTTGAATCCCCCCAGGTAGAAGATGTTATAGCAGAACTCCGCTTGTGTCAGTGTGCGAACACCAGGGTAGGGAACGAGTACCTCCGTGGCATTTCGGGAGGTGAGAGGCGGAGAGTGAGCATGGGTgtgcagctgctctggaacccaGGTGAGCAAAACCCCCACACCTTCCTTGTGCCCACCACAGAACACAGGGGAGATGAATGGGGCAGTAAATGAGGACAGGGGCAgtgacagagccaggcagagccccATGGGAGGCTTCGCCCACCTCTCTTTAGAACCACCATCATACAGATTACTGAAAGTCACCTGAATTCACCTTGACAGCGGTGCTCTGGCTCGTGCATATCAGTACAAGGTTTGTTTTTTATGTTGTCACCTGCCACAAGTTACTTGGTAAGGCCCACACTAACATCGGGATTGTTTTACTTTCCTCCCACACAGCTCAATTACATGTGCAATGGTGACAGGGAAGGTCATTTTCTTGGCTGCATCATCAGTCCTTGCAGTCTTGTGCAACTCACTGACGTGGCTGGCTCAAGCTGCAGGTGAACTAGAAATTTCCAATTGTCTTCAGTAGAAGCAAAACACAAGGCTAAATCTGCAGCTGATTTTGCAGGACTGAATCCCCTATCtgctcatatatatatacatatatatgtatatatatatgtatctcaaaAGCACTACTAATCTTGGCTGAGCCTCTTGTTGAGCAAGATTTCCCACTGGGAAATGGATCTGAGAATTTTTTGCTTGTATAAAGTTATAGTTTTGTAATTATGGGGAAAGCATAAGTCTTTTTTTCTAAGAAGTGATGATCAGGAATAGATGTGCTGGCATTgaagttaaaaaataattagttttaagaaaaataaagttttctttaCATTTCAAATGTGTTACACCCCTCAGCACTGAAACCATGCCTGTGTACAGACACTGCCTTGTGGTGATTGAGGCCATTAAGTTCTATAATAACACAAACACTTCAAAGTAATAAAACGCAAGTTTGTAACAACCAATTGCAAaaggaacaaataaaaaaatccaaattaatgCATATCTCTTCATATTTATGTGCAAATGGGTGCAAAATAGAGCACAGGTTGGGAGAAAGAGGCACAATCTAAATCAATACTGTATGAGTATCTGCACATGAATAATGCAAGAGGTTTAAATACTGGAGCATTTAGGTTAAAATATTTCAGTAGGCAGGATACAAAACTAGTACTACTGTATTAGTTAACATTTGTGTACCTGATATTAGTACAGGTAGTGCAAAACTGCAGAGAAGAATCTAAATCTGCACcccaatgaaaaataatttcttgtttCCAGTGGGAACAAGATAAGATTTAATATAATTACTCCTGGTCATCGTGTCCTGTTAAGATAGGGGAAGAAATTGCCATTGTTGAATCCTATGTGATGCTGGTATGAAATACACTTTGgacattaaaaaatgggaaaaaaacacctggacatattcctgtgttgTCTGtgtgggtgaacctgctttagcaggtgggttggtctGGATGaactccagaggtcacttccaaccccagctgttctgtgattctgttaataTGTCCCTGAGATTTCATGCACTGGCACCATTTGACTTACAACCTATTTTCCAGATCAAACATCCTGCTTTCCACAGCTAACTTATTGTCTTTGGCAGGAATACTCATACTTGATGAACCCACATCTGGACTGGACAGTTTTACTGCACATAACCTCGTGATAACATTATCCAGACTGGCCAGAGGAAACAGATTAGTtctcctttcacttcatcagcCCCGGTCAGATATCTTCCAACTGTTCGATTTAGTTCTTCTGATGACTTCTGGAGTCACTGTCTATTCTGGAACAGCTAGAGACATGGTCCAGTACTTCACAGAACTAGGCTATCCCTGCCCACGGTTCAGCAATCCTGCAGATTTCTATGGTTAGTATCAAGCACTGTCATAAAAAAAGGTTACTGGAAGTCATTCGCTTTCTTAAGTGTATCAGCTAACATTGATTTTTATTGACCATAACTGCCTCAGAAATGCCTTATAGCTGACTCAAATCAATACTGCAGCAAGTCCAGATTTTAATAAGATCCTTATTTGCCACTATGGACAAAATCAATTTCAAATAATTCTCCTTCTAATCCTGCTAGGTGTAGCAACTCTTCCACATGCTTAGCACACTTATTCCCACGTTTTAGCTGGTTGAAACCTTTAGCCTCACTAAGAAAGACTGGGATAAATTGATCAATTGCTTTCTGTAGCTAGTTCTCTGACTTTAAGATCAAGAAATGTCGGAAGCTAGTTTCCCAGGGTGAGGAATAATACATACCCAGTAATTGGGAAAGAGGAGTGCTGCCCAACAGAGCATATTGAAAGGGAGAAAAACCAAACCCAGAGCAGCAATCCTTTTATTCCTCTTCACAAAGTTAATTATATGGTTCCAAATCCATTCCTCGTCTGGTTTTTACAACATGCGAACGGAATCTGGCACTGTTAATCTAATGGCTGTAGTTTCTTACCACAGAgttcagttccagcccttacgtGTTTGCACTCAATTTGGCTGGAAAGCCTTGTACAGCCATGAACTTCCACGCTCTGGAGGGACCTCCTCAGCTGTGCCAGTGTGGCAGGCGGTGTCAGCTCATGTCAGCTGAGCAGAGATAAACCAGAAATTAACCTTGATGTCCAGCCCTGCAAAAAGACCTTTGTCACCAGCACGGTTCAGAGCAGTTCTCTGCCTTGGGGCAGGctcgcagcacccccaggtgggAATGGAGAATATGAGGCAGTCCTGAGGAAACTTGTAGCTGCAACCTGTGCTAAACAGAGACTCCTGTgacagggaggtggggagggacgAGAAAGGCACACGGAAGATCATTTAGTGGTATGCACAGAGTCAGTACCTGTAAGAAGATAAGACAAATATGGCAGCAGGAAAGTGGAAATGGGGCAGGATGATAGAGGATGCTACAGCATGAAGGAGCACCTGATGGAAATGCACAGATGCTGGCTGTGTGTCTGATGGAGAAACAGGAGACTACAGCAGAAGGGAAGAGGGAGGGCAGGTTGCAGCTAATTTCTGAGGCACTCCTGCGGGAAAGTGGCTGAACAGAGATGATCAGCCCAACATAAGGAGTTATAAAACGTGAAGCAACAGTTCTCTTAGAAAGCATCTACAAAATGTCAGGTATTGTCACTCCACACTGAGGATCAGAATTGGGGAATACTATTGTAAGTTtagatctttttaaaaataattttgataaatgaaaaaataatgctaAGTCAACTTTTGTTGCTGCTACTATGTCGTTCTTGGATAATATTGTTCTTGGGCTTTCTCAGTATCAAGTAAAGTTTACAGCACCTCTGTAAGATACAAAAAAGGATAACTGTCATTTTGCAGATGCAGAAAAAACATGTGATTTAAGTAATGTAACAGACTGTCAATGCCTATATGCCAGGAGAGAAATTCAAACTGTTCATTCTCAGCATCCCTCTCAAGCCActaataatttttgaaaaatCCGACGTAGTTGTTTACCATATTATAATAATCAATCATGAAAGTGCCCAGTGATTCATTGAATGACTAAATAAGAAAGATCTCTCAAGACAAAATACACTTTAACAATATGTCCTTCTCTAATTACCTAAAGTAACTGATAAACTTTTAACCATGTAGCTTAATGCATGCACACAGGTTGTACTGTCTGTTCACGATGAAATCTCTGATTCCAAACATATCCTAAAGTTACCACACCTGTAGAATATGGACTCATGTCAAATAATGTCTTGCAGTTGACTTAACCAGTATTGATAAACAGACTGCAGAGAAGGAGATGGAAAGCCGAAAAAGAGCAAATACTCTTGCCAACTTGTTCCTAGAAAAAGTCAAAGATTTTGATGATTTCTTATGGAAAGCTACCGAAAAAGACGATGTTTCAACCACATTCAGCAAGCAAAGGTAAAGAAAAGAGTGTTGTATAGCAGATCTGGAATAATGGCTACAGCCTGTgccaatttctttatttttaactttatttttatttttgtctcttttatTTTGGGCAGGTCCCTTGTAAATTCAGAAGAGGCAATCAACATGCCTTACTCTTCAAGTGATCAGTTACCAGGAGTCTTCAAGCAGTTCAGTATATTACTAAGGTAACTTCATTTCCAGTTTAAACAGTTACGTATCATGCccatttgtattttaaagcatAAGAAAGAAGGACAAAATGAGAACCGAGTGCATGCTGAAAGTGCACAGTTAGTGCTAGGCCTGAGCGCGCCACGGAGCAGAGGTGTTGCCCCCTGAGCAGGACAGCAGACAGAGGGACGGCCCCACGATTCTGCCCCAGAGCTCCTTCCAGCCACAGCCACCTACAGCTCACAGCAGTGTCAGGAGCTTCCAGGCTCAGGAATGCGCATCCCAGATTTGGGTACGGCCATCCCAATCTCCATGCCACAGCATGGTGACTCAACCCTCAGCAAGCCCATGGCGGGCTCAGGCGTTGCCATCCTCACACCTCTGCCTTGGATTTGAAGCCAGGATGTTTCACTGATCATACCCAGCACAGATGAGTGCTGCAGTTGGGTCTCATGCTTGTGTACTCAAAAGAAACGTGATCAACTGGCTTAATACAACGTAGACCATCACCACCAGTATCAGTAGTTGTTAGTATATGTCACAGGTCCTTAACAGAGAGACTTCTATAAATGAGGTAATTGCTTCTGCAGCTCTGAAATCAAACCATCCCACCCCCGATACCTTCCTTCAAGCTTTCAGCATTTCAGACCTGAAATACTGGGTGGCTACAGGCAGTAAATAGCTTTGATTAGTTAAAATCCTTAGATTAGAATCAGATAGCCCAAGTTCCATCCTACTCAAAGTCAGCAAGTTCTACAGATTGATGTTAGCAGAGCAACATATCTGAAAATAACTGGCATTAGTAAGTACAATACCTTATGGTCAATGTTGCTGTTTTCCTAGTCGTCAAGTTTCCAATGACTTCAGAGATCTTTCAATGTTATTAATCCATGGATTTGAGGCCCTTTTCATGTCATTACTAATTGGATTTTTGTACTACGGCCATGAGAAAACCAGACTCTCTATTCGTGACACAACAGCATTGCTGTACATGATAGGTGCACTAATCCCATTCACAGTGATATTGGATGTTATTGCCAAATGTAAGTGtcagttttcttttaaatcctATAAGTAATCAAAATCAGAAAATTCctaaatcaatttaaaaaaaatcacacttcttAATGCAACCCTAGGATGAAATCCATTTGTTTGTTTCAACCCTGCAGGTCATTCAGAAAGAGCTATGCTTTATAATGACTTGGAAGATGGAATGTATTCTGTTAGCCCATACTTCTTTGCTAAGGTAATTGATTTTGTTGCCAGAAAATACACACAGATGACTTTAAcattaaaaaccacaaacaaaacgtGTTGTATAAATGAACACATTAATATCAGACTTTGTTCTTTTGTGTCTGCCAGCTAAGGCTATCCTTCTTGCTTCCTTGGCAATAATGGATAAAACCTCACGCTACTTTAGATCTGTTGCCATAAGTCTTGGCTGAGATCTCACCCCAGATAAGCCAAAGAGGAACCTTTCACTGGGTTGTTTGGCTAAAATTTGAGAATTCTCAAACTCAAATTTGGGGAGTTCAGACAGCTATACGTACCTGCATGTTGCATTAGCTGAAGCATCTTTGAAAGTTGATTACATCTTTATCTGTAAAACAAAACATTCATACTAAATGCTAAAGCAAAGGTAAAACAGAAATTACAAATTGCTAACTGTGACATTTCCAGTGGTTGTTTGGACCTGTACAGGTCAGAGACAAACAACTGTATTACATGCATTAAGAGCCCAGGTTTCTGGAAATAaattagaaatttttaaaaattacattctcttttctttttcaacgGTTTAGAATCATCCCTTCTTTGTGATGTTGCCACTGTTAGACGAGTTCTGCCTGCCATGGCATCTGTAATTTAGGTTTCCATTTCTGCACGAGATTTTAAATGCTTATTAGTGGTTGccagagaaaaatattctttgCATTGTGTCACAGAGATTGCACATTATTCATAGAGAAATCGAAGTACTTTGTTACAACCTTAGTATTAGAGGATAGTAGCAACCCTCTTCAGAAGAAATCATCATAATACTCTCTATACGTTTGAGAAAATCTCAagcatgtttttgttttacaATGAGTTAAGTAGTTACTAACTAGACTGCCTTTGGGACAAAGTGAGGAAGTGACCAATAGCCAAATTGATCTCGAGTTTGGTCTCACACTAGGTTCAACCAAATTTGGACAAAACATAACAGTTGTGATGAGCCAGTAACAGTATTACTGTTATCAAGCACACCAGTTCCCAGATAAAGTGTCTTCAATTCTTAGAAACTGCCAAaattgtaactgaaaaaaaaaaaaaagaaaaaagacaatctGTAACAAGAATCCTCTCAGTTTAAAAATTAGCTTAGGAATTGtcacaactgaagaaaaaaatagtgaggattttaatttttgttgtagattgtttctGCGTGTCACTGACATCAcctggcagggaggtgattgcATCCTCGGCGAGTATTTTCTGTAGTTTTTATAAACAGTCCATAGATGCATTGATGTGCATCTCTGATGGTTTCATAATTTGATTTTGATTTGCATTTGACTTATTCtctttctcttgttttgtttttccccttcctgaACAGGTTTTGGGGGAGCTCCCAGAGCACTGTGCTTTTGTTATCATTTACGGGTTTCCCATCTACTGGCTGGCAAACCTCGTTCCCAAGCCAGAACACTTCCTGCTGAACTTCCTCTCGGTGTGGCTGGCTGTGTACAGCGCCCGCACGATGGCACTTTGGGTGGCAGCACTGCTGCCAACCCTGCAGCTCTCGGCCTTCTTCGGCAACGTCTTGTTCACATCGTTCTACTTGAGTGGTGGCTTTGTGATAAGCCTGGAAAACCTCTGGACAGGTAAGATGAAGCTCCCACCACCCCTCCAAAGCAAAACATCAATGGCTTTCATCAGGAACTGGTAATTGGGAGGCTGAGTGAGTCTGATGTGTGTAAACTGAGATTTATTCCTACCTTTGTAATTATCTTCTTGAGTGGTGATGGTGGAGTCAGATCATTCATTTTATATCAGTTTCTCCATCTGAAAATGAGGTAAGAATAGGCTTGATCAAAAAAGCACTAGCGAAAGGCTCAATTCTTAAAAGTTGCTaaatttttcagtaaaaaaattaTATCTGGTAGATGAACGTTGAGCTCCAGTGAGACTTAGTTGGTAGAAATTTGATAGAGATGGGTATTAGCACTCTCCTAATTTTCCATCTCCATGTAATAATACAAGGTATATTTATGCTTTCATCCAATAAAAAATTATTACATGGTTGCAGCCTCTTATTGCCAAGAAATTAGACAAACCTGCTGTATTTGTCAGCAACACAGCTGTTTTGAGGTCCCAAGTAAGTTTTCTGTATGTATaccaatttctttctttctgctattTTTTCCAGTTCCATTTTGGCTTTCAAAAATCTCTTTCCTCAGATGGAACTTTCAAAGTatggtgcaaattcagttcaACGACATCACATATGACATGACCATTGGAAACACTACATTTCAAATACCAGGGAAACTTGTAAGTCACTATCAATGCGTTAGAAACATTTGAGAACTAATTAGAATTATATCTGTATGCCTATCATATTTAAGTAGATGCTGTAGGTCTCAAATTTGGCAAGCACTAAATCAATATGTGAAGTTGCTTAGCAGTTGGCGTGTTTTAAATTTGACCCTGCAGCAGTCGCTCCGTTCATATCTTTCTTCTTagtggaagagaaaaaataagaaaggaaaaataaggaaaaaagggcAACTGTTTTCTGCACAAACCCTGAGTATGTGCTtgctgcagttgttcaggagcaGAGCTACATTCCTCCAACAGCTGCAGTCCCTGGACATAGTGACATAGTGCAGCTGTAACCAGCTTTCAAACCACCCCTGAGAAGTCACGTCCAGCTGGAAACCAAGGACAGAGGCCGCAGGGGCCAGGGAAGCTCACACGTAGAACACACTTCACGTGTTCAGCGTGGAAAATTTCgtctctgctgctaattttgcATTACGTACGGTTGCAGGTGATCCAGTCTCTGCACCTGGACTCCCACCCTCTCTACACCAGCTACCTCGTCCTCGTTGCCATTGTGTGCAGCTTCCTCCTCTTGTACTACTTGTCCCTGAGGTTCATCAAGCAGAAATCACACGAAGACTGGTAGCGGCAAACCACGCGGAAGGGACAGCAGGTCACCGAGACCCTTGCGAGGAGAGAGGGAAGACTCGAGAGCCGATTTTGGGTGCCCCCCGCTGCCGCGCAGGGGCGAGCACCGGGTGCCGCGGCCCGGCCGCCACGGGATGGCAGCAGAACCCCAGCAGTGGGGAGGCACAacctgcagcagcctgggacCGAGCTTGGGGGGGGTTAGCTTTTatattttggtgtgttttggtgttgtttttttttctttgagatagTTTTTTTGACAAGACTTCTATGAGTTCGCCACACCTTGAAACATTCTGAGCAACAGGTTGGTGACTGAAAATGACCCATCCCCACTTTGCAATAACTGATGATTCAGTCCATGGTGCTCGAACGTACGGTGATCGCGTACTCAGTTCTGAGAGCAAGGAGATCAGCACACAGAAAACACTGCTTGCTGTAGCATATGTGACATTCAGCACCCATAAAAACACTGTGGAGGTAAGAAACCCAGAAGACTTCACCGATGCTTCGGTTGAACATGCAAGGACAGAAAACACAACTGTTAACTGTTCTGTGCTGCTTCTACTTgcttatgtatttatacatttcaccTTAGTGTTCCAATTAGATGCCAGTGATGCCCCAAATGGCTATTTTCTCACTGTACTGATGATTTCTTGTAACAGATAATTTTATCTCACCTTCTTGGATTTATTTCTACAGTATAAATACGCACCAATTGACAGTTATTACTCACATCTTTCTCCCCGGCAATACAAATCACAGCAACTTGCCAAGTTCGACTCCTAAGATTCTCAGGTAGAAAACACCAACCTGCCCCTCCAGTAATTAAAAATCTAATGACGTAAATCTATTAAATGCTTGTAATTGTGCACCTAGTTATGCTCAGTGATAAGACACAAATACTCAGAAAATGAGTAACAGTAAATAAATTGTTGTAATTCACACACAGTCATGGTAAGTGCACGTGTGAATTAGGTGCACAGTTGTTGAGAAAATTTTATAAGATTAGGTTGCTTGATTTGCACATCTCTGCACTTATAAATAGAGACCCAAAGCATATTGTTTCCTCTACTTTCATTTACATGTTTGCACACACTGGAAAACTCCCAGTGTATTTGGCAATAATGCCCTGGATACTGTTACATAAAtccctttttaaaagaaataagaatGAAAGAACATCAATATTTTATTATTCCATTTGGCAATTAGGACTGCCACATTACTTTCCACCGGTTCCATGTGATGATAAATTCCCAGGAAGACTCTAATCTAAAGATGTTAAGCAGGTCTGATAAAATAACAGCTTCAGCCCCAGGCAGCAGTAGGAATCCAAAACACTCCAAGGTTCTTCTAAGGTGAATGTTACCATTTCTTTCTGGTTCTGTTGTATTTGAtttcaaaaaaaccctcttgATCTGAAACTAGTGCCATTTTGAAATGATCAGATTTCATTGCCTTTTAATGGCAAAGCCAATTCTTTCAGTCCAATTCAGCATCATTAAATTGTCAGAATAGTGGCTTCCTGTTTGATTCTTAATTATTCCTTTTTATTATATTTaagacatttaattttttttaaagtggtttaCTCTTCTTTGTAATGATCTGTTGTGATTAGAATCTCTTTTATATTACACTGAAGTTTTAAGGGTATATATTGGTACTTCTAGTCTAAACCTCTATTTTCAAGGTATTTAGAGGATTAAATTCTAGGCTGACTCTCTGTTGTGAATTTACTTTgatgtttaataaaaaaaaaaggagagactcAATGGGAGAAATAAAAGACATAAGGGACAGCTCTGAATTTTAGGGGCATATTGTCATGCACAGAAATCTTCAGGCATCTGGATAAGAATATACCATAGCCGTGACTTTGAATTTCCTTCCTTTTGTGATATTAGTCAGGCTGCTGACATTACTTAAACAgccttttttaatttaatattccaCCCTCTTAACATTATGCAGCAGGACCAAACGGTGTGAGTGTTTCAGAGGTGGTGTTATGACAAGGGTAGATGTATACATAATGGGGACTTGAGCGGTGAGCCTGGGAACAGGCATCCTATGGAGTGTAGGAAGAGCTATCATAGGATGTGGCCAGGCCCGTGTTTACACAGAAAAAGCTCATATTCTATATACCACAATTACATTAGCACACTGCCTATGATCATATCTTGTTTCCTTGATGCCTAGAGATGGGGAATATAGGCTGTGATTATTGCTACAGGCTTTAGCAATAAGAAGATGGGAGCCTTAAAACACCAGCAATTAGCGTTCGTGCCTAACAATAGCATGCCGTGGGGCTGTGTACGGAGAAAAGCGCAGGGAAGAGTGGGTGGATGACACACAACCTGCCCCACTCGCACTACTAGGAGCTGAAAAACGGTACTGGTTCAGAGGGAATGATGCACCCCTCTGCCAGCGAAGATCACGCTGTGTGCTTTAGCCTCTACGTTCCTGTCCTGCATTGTGTCAGTTGTGCGTGGGCAAGGTTTCACACTTCCacggtggagctgctgctgctgcaaaaatgAGTGGATAGTGAGGGAACAGTCCTAACCAAGGATAAATGTCATAAATTATTTTCAGCACGGGTTTGCTTTCCAAATTTCAGAGTAGCCATTCCTTTTCCTTGGACTCCCCTGTGTCAGCACCAGCTTGGTGTGtcctcctgcctgtgctgcctctATCAGTATAACCAAAGCTAGAACCGCAGCTTTCACACAGAGACACTGCACAAAACTCATCGCACTGCCCATCCCAGACACTACAACATTCAGTTTGTTCCAGCGTGAAGCGCTGTGGTGAGGCAGAGCTGCCGTGCGAGCAGAGCACTGCCCGCTGGTTCCCAcaatgctgccatccccaggaTTCACCCACTGCCGTCTCTGCCCTCCTGATCCACCCCCGGCCAGGTTCAGAAAAGATCTCACCATCCCTAGGGCACGGTCCCTGCTACCGCGGGCAACCACATCAATGCAGAACTGGTTTTGAAGGGGCACCACGTTGAATCGGTTGCAGAGTTCCCAGGTTGTCTTGCCCAACCGCTGTGTGAACCGCCTGATGCACGACCTGGCTGCAACCGGCTCTGGGGTTTCGTTCTGCACACACATCGAGTTTGGGACGGGAACGTCAAATACAACCAATGACAATATTTGGCAGGAAAATTCATCAAATACAGAATAAGTAAAATCTGTACTGGTTACATGGATACTAAAATAATAAAGCAGTGTGTGGACAACAGAACTGTATGTTGTTATAACAGCTCTACGTACTAGAGGTGTTGTCTCATCTGTAAAGAAACagataagaatttttttt is from Patagioenas fasciata isolate bPatFas1 chromosome 3, bPatFas1.hap1, whole genome shotgun sequence and encodes:
- the ABCG8 gene encoding ATP-binding cassette sub-family G member 8, producing MKEATENTSLEGAGWSQAACKDLPTKAQDTIFCSEEDNSLYFTYSGKSNVLEVKELNYQVNVASQIPWYENLMQMKMPWTWKSDPHSYVSIIQNLNLKVQSGQMLAIIGSTAGGKTSLLDVITCRDQGGKIKSGQIMINNKPSTPQLVKKCIAHVRQDDRLLPQLTVRETLLFVAKLRLPKYFSDSQRKKRVEDVIAELRLCQCANTRVGNEYLRGISGGERRRVSMGVQLLWNPGILILDEPTSGLDSFTAHNLVITLSRLARGNRLVLLSLHQPRSDIFQLFDLVLLMTSGVTVYSGTARDMVQYFTELGYPCPRFSNPADFYVDLTSIDKQTAEKEMESRKRANTLANLFLEKVKDFDDFLWKATEKDDVSTTFSKQRSLVNSEEAINMPYSSSDQLPGVFKQFSILLSRQVSNDFRDLSMLLIHGFEALFMSLLIGFLYYGHEKTRLSIRDTTALLYMIGALIPFTVILDVIAKCHSERAMLYNDLEDGMYSVSPYFFAKVLGELPEHCAFVIIYGFPIYWLANLVPKPEHFLLNFLSVWLAVYSARTMALWVAALLPTLQLSAFFGNVLFTSFYLSGGFVISLENLWTVPFWLSKISFLRWNFQSMVQIQFNDITYDMTIGNTTFQIPGKLVIQSLHLDSHPLYTSYLVLVAIVCSFLLLYYLSLRFIKQKSHEDW